One window from the genome of Haloprofundus halobius encodes:
- the truD gene encoding tRNA pseudouridine(13) synthase TruD, whose protein sequence is MREAHPIEREVGMEYYVSDADGIGGELRVAPEDFRVRELEAFDAAPVDADPGAYANLVVRATLRGWDTNDFAVRLSDALGISRERISWAGTKDKHAITTQLFTVRGGDPDDLPEVRDADVEVVGRAGRDISFGDLAGNAFGIRVRDAQNPESVGEITEQLREFGGVESNDGDDSNDDAPVVGVPNYFGQQRFGSRRPVTHVVGLHVVRGEWREAVLSYVGNPHENEPEETRKARTVVDEEADSADPDWHRALDRMPGYLRYERSMLHRLDEDGAESGDDWRHALEAVPSNLQRLFVNAAQSYAFNRILSERLRRGIPFDKPVEGDIACFADRDAPEGLFRPDTDRLQAVTGRRVDIVGKHCERGRAFVTAPLVGTETELGEGEPGQIERKILSELDLEQSDFDLPGNFESTGTRRAILVRTRMEIEERPLDFEFSLPSGSYATAVMREYTKSGPLDL, encoded by the coding sequence ATGCGCGAGGCACACCCCATCGAACGCGAGGTCGGCATGGAGTACTACGTGAGCGACGCCGACGGTATCGGAGGCGAGCTCCGCGTCGCTCCCGAGGATTTCCGCGTCCGCGAACTGGAGGCGTTCGACGCCGCGCCCGTCGACGCCGACCCCGGCGCGTACGCGAACCTCGTCGTCCGCGCGACGCTGCGCGGGTGGGACACCAACGACTTCGCCGTCCGCCTCTCCGACGCGCTCGGCATCAGCCGCGAGCGCATCTCGTGGGCCGGGACGAAGGACAAACACGCGATTACGACTCAGCTGTTCACAGTTCGCGGCGGCGACCCCGACGACCTACCGGAGGTGCGCGACGCCGACGTGGAGGTCGTCGGCCGTGCGGGTCGTGACATCTCCTTCGGCGATTTGGCGGGCAACGCGTTCGGCATCCGCGTTCGCGACGCCCAAAACCCGGAGAGCGTCGGCGAGATAACCGAGCAGCTGCGCGAGTTCGGCGGCGTCGAGAGTAACGACGGCGACGATTCGAACGACGACGCGCCCGTCGTCGGCGTCCCGAACTACTTCGGCCAGCAGCGCTTCGGCAGTCGTCGCCCCGTCACGCACGTCGTCGGCCTCCACGTCGTCCGCGGCGAGTGGCGAGAGGCCGTGCTCTCGTACGTCGGCAACCCCCACGAGAACGAACCCGAGGAGACCCGCAAAGCGCGCACGGTAGTGGACGAGGAAGCCGACAGCGCCGACCCAGACTGGCACCGCGCGCTCGACCGGATGCCCGGCTATCTCCGCTACGAGCGCTCGATGCTCCACCGTCTCGACGAGGACGGCGCGGAATCCGGCGACGACTGGCGACACGCGCTCGAAGCCGTGCCGTCGAATCTCCAGAGGTTGTTCGTCAACGCCGCGCAGTCGTACGCCTTCAACCGCATCCTCTCGGAGCGTCTTCGTCGCGGTATCCCGTTCGACAAGCCGGTCGAAGGCGACATCGCGTGTTTCGCCGACCGGGACGCGCCCGAGGGCCTGTTCCGCCCCGACACCGACCGACTGCAGGCGGTGACGGGCCGTCGCGTCGACATCGTGGGCAAGCACTGCGAACGCGGCCGAGCGTTCGTCACCGCGCCGCTGGTCGGGACGGAGACGGAACTCGGTGAGGGGGAACCGGGCCAGATAGAGCGCAAGATTCTGTCGGAACTGGACCTCGAACAGAGCGACTTCGATTTGCCCGGCAACTTCGAGTCGACGGGGACGCGGCGGGCGATTCTGGTTCGGACGCGGATGGAAATCGAGGAACGCCCATTGGATTTCGAGTTCTCGCTGCCGTCGGGGTCGTATGCGACGGCCGTGATGCGCGAGTACACGAAGTCGGGGCCGTTGGATCTCTAA